A genomic region of Deltaproteobacteria bacterium contains the following coding sequences:
- a CDS encoding M20/M25/M40 family metallo-hydrolase — MIALATPAHAIWPFGRDDPDSGGDLGSAAAALLSRAIQLDTVNPPGNERPLAELLVKVASRGGLEARLLPTPGEDAGRSRAAAWARLPGSGKRRPVILLSHLDVVPADGEGWAVGPFSGLVAGGYVVGRGALDAKGVAVVHLLAMLELRRRGVTLGRDVILLATPDEEAGGRDGAGWLVRSHRDLLGDAEYLLTEGGGILVGEGGEPNVWGVGIAEKGPCWVRLVARGTPGHASTAGPSGAVPRLVAALERVRRMPAPLRVVPTVADMFAALAPMAPPEDRAGYADLADALHHDPAFRQRFLTDGARAALVRNTVNITVLEAGSHTNVAPEEARADLDVRLLPGESCHAFLDQLAAQIADPGIQLQPLLAFEPLASPPDTDLFRAIEHVALEIDPSALVVPRVIAGFTDAHWFRELGIVSYGFVPRWLPPSETRGIHGPNERVSIENLERGIDATVRILTELGGRP; from the coding sequence GTGATCGCCCTCGCAACCCCCGCGCATGCCATCTGGCCCTTCGGCCGCGACGACCCGGATTCCGGGGGTGACCTCGGGAGCGCCGCCGCCGCCCTGCTCTCCCGCGCGATCCAGCTCGACACCGTGAACCCGCCCGGGAACGAGCGGCCGCTCGCGGAGCTGCTCGTGAAGGTGGCTTCGCGGGGTGGGCTCGAGGCCCGCCTCCTGCCGACACCGGGTGAGGACGCCGGCCGCAGCCGCGCCGCTGCGTGGGCACGGCTTCCCGGCAGCGGCAAGCGGCGGCCCGTGATCCTGCTCTCCCATCTCGACGTCGTTCCCGCCGACGGCGAGGGCTGGGCGGTCGGCCCGTTCTCGGGGCTCGTGGCCGGCGGCTACGTGGTGGGCCGCGGGGCACTCGACGCGAAGGGCGTCGCGGTCGTGCACCTGCTCGCGATGCTCGAGCTGCGCCGCCGCGGGGTGACGCTCGGGCGCGACGTGATCCTGCTCGCGACGCCGGACGAGGAGGCGGGCGGCCGCGACGGTGCCGGCTGGCTGGTCCGCAGCCATCGCGACCTGCTGGGTGACGCCGAGTACCTGCTCACCGAAGGGGGCGGGATCCTGGTCGGGGAGGGCGGCGAGCCGAACGTGTGGGGCGTCGGGATCGCCGAGAAGGGGCCCTGCTGGGTGCGACTCGTCGCCCGAGGTACGCCGGGGCACGCCTCGACGGCCGGCCCGAGCGGCGCGGTCCCGCGCCTGGTCGCGGCGCTCGAGCGGGTGCGCCGGATGCCGGCGCCGTTGCGGGTGGTGCCGACCGTGGCGGACATGTTCGCCGCGCTCGCGCCGATGGCGCCACCCGAGGACCGGGCCGGCTACGCGGACCTGGCGGACGCGCTGCACCACGATCCGGCCTTCCGGCAGCGCTTCCTCACCGACGGCGCGCGCGCGGCGCTGGTGCGCAACACCGTCAACATCACCGTGCTCGAGGCCGGCTCGCACACCAACGTCGCGCCCGAGGAGGCGCGGGCGGACCTCGACGTGCGGCTGCTCCCGGGCGAGAGCTGCCACGCCTTCCTCGACCAGCTCGCCGCGCAGATCGCCGACCCCGGCATCCAGCTCCAGCCGCTGCTCGCCTTCGAGCCGCTGGCGTCCCCTCCCGACACCGATCTGTTCAGGGCGATCGAGCACGTCGCGCTCGAGATCGACCCGAGCGCGCTGGTGGTGCCCCGGGTGATCGCGGGCTTCACCGACGCGCACTGGTTCCGCGAGCTCGGGATCGTCTCCTACGGCTTCGTCCCGCGCTGGCTGCCGCCCAGCGAAACGCGCGGCATCCACGGCCCCAACGAACGCGTCTCGATCGAGAACCTCGAGCGCGGCATCGACGCGACCGTGCGGATCCTCACCGAGCTGGGCGGCAGGCCCTAG
- a CDS encoding peptidoglycan DD-metalloendopeptidase family protein: MVRQQARLAGIVATTLHDAIGDLGERAELAARFAGIFAWEVDFAKGTRPGDEFQLLYERNYVAREGGEGGLRYVGPGRILAARYTSGGRTHEAIYYETAPGVGSYYRADGGSVKEAFLAAPVKYTRITSAFTQARFHPILRRTRPHPGIDYAAPAGTPVWAVASGRVTHVGWLGGYGRLVKIQHADGYESYYAHLSRFASGLRVGQMVQQKQVIGNVGSSGLSTGPHVCFRITRDGQFVNPASTRIPTGDRIAARQRQDFETVRDARLAQLGPAQRLVATDEAL, from the coding sequence ATGGTGCGCCAGCAGGCGCGCCTCGCCGGCATCGTGGCCACCACCCTGCACGACGCGATCGGGGATCTCGGCGAGCGCGCGGAGCTGGCGGCGCGCTTCGCCGGCATCTTCGCCTGGGAGGTGGACTTCGCGAAGGGCACCCGGCCCGGCGACGAGTTCCAGCTCCTCTACGAGCGCAACTACGTGGCTCGCGAGGGCGGCGAGGGAGGGCTGCGCTACGTCGGTCCGGGGCGGATCCTGGCCGCGCGCTACACGAGCGGCGGGCGTACCCACGAGGCGATCTACTACGAGACGGCTCCGGGTGTCGGCAGCTACTACCGGGCCGACGGGGGCTCCGTGAAGGAGGCCTTCCTGGCGGCGCCGGTCAAGTACACGCGCATCACCTCCGCCTTCACGCAGGCCCGCTTCCACCCGATCCTCCGCCGCACCCGGCCCCATCCCGGGATCGACTACGCCGCCCCCGCCGGCACCCCGGTCTGGGCCGTCGCCAGCGGCCGGGTGACGCACGTCGGCTGGCTCGGCGGCTATGGCCGGCTCGTGAAGATCCAGCACGCCGACGGCTACGAGTCCTATTACGCCCACCTCTCGCGCTTCGCCAGCGGGCTGCGCGTCGGGCAGATGGTCCAGCAGAAGCAGGTGATCGGGAACGTCGGCTCGAGCGGGCTCTCGACCGGCCCGCACGTGTGCTTCCGCATCACCCGCGACGGCCAGTTCGTGAACCCGGCCTCGACCCGGATCCCCACCGGCGACCGCATCGCGGCACGCCAGCGCCAGGACTTCGAGACGGTCCGTGACGCGCGCCTGGCCCAGCTCGGGCCGGCGCAGCGCCTGGTCGCCACCGACGAGGCGCTCTGA